Proteins from a genomic interval of Desulfoplanes formicivorans:
- the tpiA gene encoding triose-phosphate isomerase — MKKLMAANWKMFKTHEEGVATAHELVQLVSGRLPDDREMLVIPPFTLLHGVGQVLAGHKGMLLGGENFYPADQGAFTGEICPDQLLDLGCTFALAGHSERRHILGETDDFVGRKVAFGLEKGLAVILCIGETIEERRQGRVEEVLFRQLDKGLSGVTRAVDPDRMVVAYEPVWAIGTGEVAGPEEIIQAHGVVRSRLVNLLGETGNNIRILYGGSVKPDNCASILALDNVDGVLVGGASLKAESFSRIVLA; from the coding sequence ATGAAAAAACTCATGGCTGCCAATTGGAAGATGTTCAAAACCCATGAAGAGGGGGTGGCAACGGCCCATGAACTCGTGCAACTCGTGTCCGGCCGCCTTCCCGATGACAGGGAGATGCTGGTCATTCCGCCCTTTACCCTGCTTCATGGGGTGGGTCAGGTGCTTGCAGGCCACAAGGGCATGCTGCTGGGCGGAGAAAATTTCTATCCTGCAGATCAGGGGGCGTTCACCGGAGAGATCTGTCCCGACCAGCTTCTGGATCTCGGATGCACCTTTGCCCTGGCAGGCCATTCCGAGCGCAGGCACATCCTGGGCGAAACGGACGACTTTGTGGGTCGCAAGGTTGCTTTTGGCCTTGAAAAAGGACTTGCTGTCATCCTGTGCATCGGGGAAACCATTGAGGAACGCAGGCAGGGCCGGGTGGAGGAAGTACTCTTCCGACAGCTTGACAAGGGCCTGTCCGGCGTCACCAGGGCGGTTGATCCGGACAGGATGGTGGTTGCCTATGAGCCGGTTTGGGCCATTGGTACGGGCGAGGTGGCCGGTCCCGAAGAAATCATCCAGGCCCATGGCGTGGTCCGCTCCAGACTGGTGAATCTGTTGGGCGAGACCGGGAACAACATCCGCATTCTCTACGGAGGAAGCGTCAAGCCGGACAATTGCGCATCCATCCTTGCCCTTGACAATGTCGACGGGGTGCTGGTAGGTGGCGCGAGCTTGAAGGCTGAAAGCTTCAGCCGGATCGTGCTGGCATAA
- the secG gene encoding preprotein translocase subunit SecG, with product MNSLVITIHIIACIVLVVLVLLQSGKEGMGVIFGGGSTSLFGSSGAGGLLTKLTGAAAAVFFVTSLTFTYMSTAQHQTPRESIVLDAPVPAVEPAPAPVSEATEKNVAEDAKNAGQEESKSVKATPADAVQDTETANDPAEQ from the coding sequence TTGAATTCTCTGGTTATCACCATTCATATTATCGCGTGTATCGTTTTGGTCGTTTTGGTACTTCTGCAGTCCGGCAAGGAAGGCATGGGGGTCATTTTTGGTGGCGGAAGCACCTCCCTGTTTGGCAGCAGCGGCGCAGGTGGCCTGTTGACCAAATTGACCGGTGCAGCAGCAGCCGTTTTTTTCGTCACCTCGCTGACATTTACGTATATGAGCACGGCCCAGCATCAAACACCCCGGGAGTCCATTGTTCTTGACGCCCCGGTTCCGGCTGTCGAACCGGCTCCTGCCCCGGTTTCGGAGGCAACAGAAAAAAATGTTGCCGAAGATGCAAAAAATGCTGGACAAGAGGAATCGAAATCCGTAAAAGCCACTCCTGCTGACGCGGTGCAAGACACCGAAACAGCAAACGATCCTGCCGAGCAATAG
- a CDS encoding PilZ domain-containing protein — MQYYREKRRYDRHDNVDELQVSSDNQSPTRVVLLNYSKAGVYIKSPRYLAPGAPVNLAADEHLRDKVPQTCKGSVVWCSFVAGKRPHFRAGIRFFQDHDGTN, encoded by the coding sequence ATGCAATACTACCGGGAAAAACGGCGGTACGACCGCCATGACAACGTGGATGAGCTCCAGGTCTCCAGTGACAACCAGAGCCCAACCAGGGTGGTGCTCCTCAACTACAGCAAGGCCGGGGTGTATATCAAAAGTCCACGTTATCTTGCTCCGGGCGCTCCGGTAAATCTTGCCGCGGATGAGCACCTCAGGGACAAGGTTCCCCAGACCTGCAAGGGCAGCGTTGTCTGGTGCTCATTCGTGGCCGGCAAACGCCCCCATTTCCGGGCAGGTATCAGATTTTTTCAAGACCACGACGGGACAAATTAA
- a CDS encoding fumarate reductase, which produces MWSDTTMHVQSSTRTPAVLDWLEVLSGIGLVLFIMGHSLFVASVIFGASTFNGMAGFFENTGLAQVGGPIIGLVFLLHFVLAARKIPFRAAQQSVIWKHARMMHHEDTWLWLIQAVTGMLILLMGSIHMWVLLNDLPITAEKSVALLYAGTWLWFYLFFLLFVAMHVAIGVYRAGVKWGYIRRENRARMKKYLYIFAGVLVAIDLVSLIRFYFLSV; this is translated from the coding sequence ATGTGGAGTGATACGACCATGCACGTCCAGTCGTCCACCAGGACACCGGCGGTCCTGGACTGGCTGGAAGTGTTGTCTGGTATCGGTTTGGTCCTTTTTATCATGGGCCATTCCCTTTTCGTGGCCAGCGTCATCTTCGGGGCGTCCACGTTCAATGGTATGGCCGGTTTTTTCGAGAATACCGGCCTGGCACAAGTCGGCGGGCCGATCATCGGGCTCGTCTTTCTGCTGCATTTCGTGCTTGCGGCCCGCAAGATTCCCTTTCGGGCCGCTCAGCAGTCCGTGATTTGGAAGCATGCCCGCATGATGCACCATGAGGATACCTGGCTCTGGCTGATCCAGGCTGTCACCGGGATGCTCATCCTGCTCATGGGCTCCATCCACATGTGGGTGCTGCTCAATGATCTTCCCATTACCGCGGAAAAGTCCGTGGCTCTCCTGTATGCCGGAACCTGGCTGTGGTTCTATCTTTTCTTTCTCCTTTTCGTGGCCATGCACGTGGCCATCGGCGTCTACCGGGCAGGGGTCAAGTGGGGGTATATCCGTCGCGAGAACAGGGCGAGGATGAAGAAATATCTGTACATCTTTGCAGGCGTTCTGGTCGCCATCGACCTGGTCTCATTGATCCGTTTCTATTTTCTGAGCGTGTAG
- a CDS encoding fumarate reductase flavoprotein subunit, with translation MVETIYTDLLCLGAGLAGERVAIEAAGAGFDVICLSLVHSKRSHSSAAQGGMQAALGNSVMGEGDSPDVHFLDTVKGSDWGCDQEVARMFVDTAPIVMRELAHWGVPWNRVVGGKGFYYKGGQKYEKFEDPAKEGLITSRNFGGTAKWRTCYTSDGTGHAVLYTMDNRATQMGVQVHDRVEAISMIHDGEHCQGVVARCLKTGKLRVYLAKATLVATGGYGRIYKNTTNAVICEGGGQSIALDTGVVSLGNMEAIQFHPTGIVPTDILVTEGCRGDGGTLLDKNEDRFMPDYEPEKAELASRDVVSRRMIEHIRKGFGVKNPYGDDHLWLDIRHLGEAHIRTKLREVDEICQNFLGIDPLHQLIPVRPTHHYSMGGVRTNKHGAAYGLKGLFAAGEAACWDLHGFNRLGGNSLAETVVAGKIIGAKVVEYLQGATATFKTAVIDERLKKDQARIDTLIHGGGKENVYELRNMMQDALMKGVGIFRNEKDLDQAVKTLQEVHARTANLGLKSNGLGANPELALALKLPGMVRMALCVAYGALERRESRGCHAREDYPARNDRDWLVRTLATWEEGADLPTLRYEPATPSFELPPGERGYGGGKIISADDKEA, from the coding sequence ATGGTTGAAACTATATATACAGACCTGTTGTGCCTGGGGGCCGGGTTGGCCGGAGAGCGCGTGGCCATTGAGGCCGCAGGAGCCGGGTTCGATGTCATCTGTTTGAGTCTGGTCCATTCCAAGCGCTCTCATTCCTCGGCAGCCCAGGGCGGCATGCAGGCGGCATTGGGTAATTCCGTCATGGGCGAAGGCGACAGTCCGGATGTCCATTTTCTGGATACGGTCAAGGGATCGGACTGGGGGTGTGACCAGGAAGTGGCCAGGATGTTTGTGGACACCGCACCCATTGTCATGCGCGAGCTTGCCCATTGGGGGGTTCCCTGGAACCGCGTTGTTGGCGGCAAGGGGTTTTATTACAAGGGCGGTCAGAAGTACGAAAAATTTGAAGACCCGGCCAAGGAAGGGCTTATTACCTCCAGGAATTTCGGGGGTACGGCCAAATGGAGAACGTGCTACACGTCAGACGGGACCGGGCACGCCGTGCTCTACACCATGGACAACCGGGCCACCCAGATGGGTGTTCAGGTGCATGATCGTGTGGAAGCCATTTCCATGATTCATGATGGGGAGCATTGCCAGGGGGTTGTGGCCCGCTGTCTGAAAACCGGCAAGCTTCGCGTGTATCTGGCCAAGGCCACGCTTGTGGCCACGGGTGGATACGGAAGGATTTATAAGAACACGACCAATGCGGTCATCTGCGAGGGAGGAGGCCAGTCCATTGCCCTGGATACAGGCGTGGTTTCCCTGGGGAACATGGAGGCCATCCAGTTTCATCCCACGGGTATTGTTCCCACGGATATCCTGGTCACCGAGGGGTGTCGTGGAGACGGCGGGACCCTGCTGGACAAGAACGAGGACCGGTTCATGCCCGACTACGAGCCCGAAAAGGCCGAGCTGGCCTCCAGGGATGTTGTTTCCCGTCGGATGATCGAACACATCCGCAAGGGCTTTGGCGTCAAGAATCCCTATGGGGACGACCATCTCTGGCTGGATATCCGTCATCTTGGCGAAGCCCATATCCGGACCAAATTGCGGGAAGTCGACGAGATCTGTCAGAATTTTCTGGGCATTGATCCCCTGCATCAGCTCATTCCTGTCAGACCCACTCACCATTACAGCATGGGCGGGGTGCGCACCAACAAGCACGGCGCTGCCTATGGCCTCAAGGGCCTTTTTGCCGCAGGTGAGGCTGCCTGCTGGGATCTGCACGGGTTCAACCGCCTGGGAGGCAACTCCCTGGCCGAGACCGTGGTTGCCGGCAAGATCATCGGAGCCAAGGTGGTCGAGTATCTTCAGGGGGCTACGGCCACGTTCAAGACCGCTGTCATTGACGAACGGCTCAAGAAGGATCAGGCCCGGATCGACACGCTCATCCATGGAGGGGGCAAGGAGAACGTCTACGAGCTGCGCAACATGATGCAGGATGCCCTGATGAAAGGCGTGGGCATTTTCCGCAATGAAAAGGATCTGGACCAGGCCGTCAAGACTCTGCAGGAAGTCCATGCCCGCACCGCCAACCTGGGCTTGAAGAGCAACGGTCTGGGTGCCAATCCCGAACTGGCTCTGGCCCTCAAGCTTCCCGGCATGGTGCGCATGGCCCTTTGTGTTGCCTATGGCGCTTTGGAACGTCGGGAAAGCCGTGGATGTCACGCCCGCGAAGACTATCCCGCACGCAATGATCGTGACTGGCTGGTCAGAACCCTGGCCACCTGGGAAGAGGGTGCGGATCTGCCCACCTTGCGGTACGAGCCCGCCACTCCGAGTTTTGAACTTCCCCCGGGTGAACGAGGCTATGGCGGAGGAAAAATCATCAGCGCAGACGATAAAGAGGCCTAA
- a CDS encoding fumarate reductase iron-sulfur subunit: MDRMLTINIFRYNPQDPDSKPHMESFYIDETESMTLFIALNRIREEQDPSLQFDFCCRAGICGQCGMVINGRPNLACKTKTKDLPSQITLLPLPFFKLIGDLSVDTGTWFREMNTHIESWIHTSKEFDPEAEEERMDNELAEQIYELDRCVECGCCLAACGTARMREDFLGAVALNRIARFILDPRDEREEKDYFEIIGNDQGIFGCMGLLGCEDVCPKNLPLQDQLGFLRRKMGFFALKDLKRGKKKTC; the protein is encoded by the coding sequence ATGGACAGAATGCTCACTATAAACATTTTTCGATACAATCCCCAGGACCCGGATTCCAAGCCGCACATGGAATCCTTCTATATTGACGAGACCGAAAGCATGACCCTGTTCATCGCCCTGAACAGGATCCGGGAAGAGCAGGATCCTTCCCTGCAATTCGATTTCTGTTGTCGGGCCGGGATTTGCGGGCAGTGCGGCATGGTCATCAATGGTCGACCCAATCTGGCATGCAAGACCAAGACAAAGGATCTTCCCAGTCAGATTACCCTGCTTCCGTTACCCTTTTTCAAGCTCATCGGGGATCTTTCCGTGGACACGGGCACATGGTTTAGGGAGATGAACACCCATATCGAATCCTGGATTCATACCTCCAAGGAATTCGATCCCGAGGCCGAAGAAGAGCGCATGGACAACGAGCTTGCCGAGCAGATCTACGAGCTTGACAGGTGTGTGGAGTGCGGGTGCTGTCTGGCCGCCTGCGGTACGGCACGGATGCGCGAGGATTTTCTCGGGGCCGTTGCCCTGAACCGCATTGCCCGATTCATCCTTGATCCCAGGGACGAGCGCGAGGAAAAGGATTATTTCGAGATCATCGGCAACGATCAGGGCATCTTCGGGTGCATGGGTCTTTTGGGCTGCGAGGATGTCTGTCCCAAGAATCTGCCCCTGCAGGATCAGCTCGGATTTTTGCGTCGCAAAATGGGCTTTTTTGCCCTCAAGGATCTCAAACGCGGGAAAAAAAAGACCTGCTGA
- a CDS encoding fumarate hydratase has translation MRQIDAASITDKVAEMVVRANVELPQDVLKALASALEEETSPAGREVLQQLLDNAALAKSTRLPLCQDTGLAVFFVELGNDCHVQGDLTEAINQGVRRGYKEGFLRKSACHPLTRANTGDNTPAIIHTDVVPGDGLTIRFMAKGGGSENMSRATMLTPAQGWKGIRDFVINRMAEAGPNPCPPTIVGVGIGGTFDQAPILAKKALFRPLDVPHPDPEIAAMEDELLAAINDLGIGPMGLGGKTTCLGVRINMAPCHIASLPLAVNVQCHSSRHLEVSIS, from the coding sequence ATGCGCCAGATAGACGCTGCAAGCATCACGGACAAGGTCGCGGAAATGGTTGTCAGGGCCAATGTTGAGCTTCCCCAGGACGTGCTCAAGGCCCTTGCATCGGCTTTGGAAGAGGAAACGTCCCCGGCGGGCCGCGAGGTCCTGCAACAGCTGTTGGACAATGCCGCCCTGGCCAAGTCAACCCGGCTGCCCCTGTGTCAGGATACCGGATTGGCCGTTTTTTTTGTGGAACTGGGCAATGATTGCCATGTTCAGGGAGATCTTACCGAAGCCATCAACCAGGGAGTCCGACGGGGATACAAGGAGGGCTTTCTGCGGAAATCAGCCTGCCATCCCCTGACACGTGCCAATACCGGGGACAACACCCCGGCCATTATCCATACGGATGTGGTCCCGGGCGACGGCTTGACCATCCGGTTCATGGCCAAAGGGGGCGGCAGCGAGAACATGTCCCGGGCGACCATGCTCACACCGGCTCAGGGATGGAAGGGCATCCGGGACTTTGTGATCAACCGCATGGCCGAGGCCGGCCCCAATCCCTGCCCGCCGACCATTGTGGGTGTGGGCATTGGCGGGACCTTTGATCAGGCACCCATCCTGGCCAAGAAGGCCCTGTTCAGACCCCTTGATGTTCCCCATCCCGATCCCGAGATCGCGGCCATGGAGGACGAATTGCTTGCGGCCATCAATGATCTGGGCATAGGTCCCATGGGCCTGGGAGGGAAGACCACCTGTCTTGGCGTTCGCATCAATATGGCTCCCTGCCATATCGCCAGTCTTCCCCTGGCCGTGAACGTTCAATGTCATTCATCACGTCATCTGGAGGTGAGCATCTCATGA
- a CDS encoding Fe-S-containing hydro-lyase: MSKEYKLQTPLTDEDVEKLRAGDKVLLSGLVYTARDAAHKKIVTALEKGEEPPFPLQGAVIYYVGPSPAPEGRPIGSAGPTTSYRMDSFAPYLHSLGVKASIGKGKRNQAVKDALQTHKGVYFGATGGAGALISQCIEKARVIAYEELGPEAVRVLKVRDFPLLVINDAFGGELYAMPRLPTT; the protein is encoded by the coding sequence ATGAGCAAGGAATACAAACTCCAGACCCCGTTGACCGACGAGGATGTCGAAAAGCTGCGGGCCGGTGACAAGGTCCTTTTGTCCGGTCTGGTGTACACGGCCAGGGACGCGGCCCACAAGAAGATTGTCACGGCCTTGGAAAAGGGCGAAGAACCGCCGTTTCCCCTGCAGGGTGCGGTCATCTATTATGTAGGTCCGTCCCCGGCTCCCGAGGGCCGTCCCATCGGTTCGGCCGGACCGACCACGAGCTACCGGATGGACAGCTTTGCTCCATACCTGCATTCCCTCGGGGTCAAGGCGAGCATTGGCAAGGGCAAGCGCAACCAGGCGGTCAAGGATGCCCTGCAGACCCACAAGGGTGTCTATTTCGGAGCCACCGGAGGCGCAGGAGCGCTCATTTCCCAATGTATCGAAAAGGCCAGGGTCATAGCTTATGAGGAACTGGGACCCGAAGCGGTCCGGGTTCTCAAGGTCAGGGATTTTCCCCTTTTGGTCATCAACGACGCCTTTGGCGGGGAATTGTACGCAATGCCCCGTTTGCCCACCACCTGA
- a CDS encoding sigma-54-dependent transcriptional regulator, translated as MGKILVIGKHNEFCEAILSLSQRMGHDPVFVEGIREGYATASSDGSYEVVFLDVMLEGGHGLEWIPKLQELPSMPDVIAMTNEGDPETAASAISQGAWDYLGTPVSIGSVQCMIARVLQSREKRKAFARQKILKRDKIIGRSMRLRRCLDSLARASESMCSVLFVGETGTGKELFASALHDNSPRGNRRMVVVDCTNLTRTLAESLLFGHDKGAFTGAVARKQGLVAQADGSSLFLDEIGELPLEVQKSFLRVLQEKRFRPLGSRNEEQSDFRLVCATNRSLLQMVEAEEFRKDLYFRISGMVIELPPLRERKEDIPDLLAHYVPKICKEYKVIDKTPSEDFIHALLCYSWPGNVRELLNTLYIAVNNALEERHLYPHHLPVDIRVKIIQSNHTLPRPELTTYVSPPPPPSPPPKSTREGMSEEIWIPKPAGRTNRCVKKPYPRWKRCIWTTWRPFPTATLPRPVPIRIFQERVCTSFSRSTTGIFASPRGTALFPEHLVPGCHHLVASP; from the coding sequence ATGGGAAAGATATTGGTTATCGGCAAGCACAACGAATTTTGTGAAGCGATCCTCTCGCTTTCTCAACGCATGGGGCATGATCCCGTTTTTGTCGAAGGCATCAGGGAAGGGTATGCAACAGCCTCTTCGGACGGCAGTTATGAGGTGGTTTTTCTGGATGTCATGCTGGAAGGCGGCCATGGCCTGGAATGGATTCCGAAATTGCAGGAGCTGCCTTCCATGCCCGATGTCATAGCCATGACCAATGAAGGTGATCCGGAGACGGCTGCCTCTGCCATCAGTCAGGGGGCCTGGGATTATCTGGGTACGCCCGTTTCCATAGGATCGGTGCAATGCATGATCGCCCGAGTCCTGCAGAGCCGGGAAAAACGAAAAGCCTTTGCCCGGCAAAAGATCCTCAAGCGGGACAAGATCATCGGGCGGAGCATGCGGTTGCGCCGATGTCTGGACTCACTGGCCCGGGCATCGGAATCCATGTGCAGTGTTCTTTTTGTCGGCGAGACCGGAACGGGCAAGGAACTGTTTGCCAGCGCCCTGCATGACAACAGTCCCCGGGGTAACAGGCGCATGGTTGTTGTCGATTGCACCAACCTTACCCGGACTCTGGCGGAGAGTCTGCTTTTTGGTCATGACAAAGGCGCTTTTACCGGAGCTGTCGCCCGGAAGCAGGGGCTTGTGGCCCAGGCCGATGGGAGCAGTCTGTTTCTGGACGAGATTGGCGAACTGCCTCTTGAGGTTCAAAAATCGTTTTTGCGGGTGTTGCAGGAAAAACGGTTTCGGCCTCTGGGTTCCAGAAATGAGGAACAGAGCGATTTTCGCCTTGTCTGTGCAACCAACCGTTCTCTTCTCCAGATGGTCGAGGCAGAGGAATTTCGCAAGGACCTTTATTTCCGGATCAGCGGCATGGTTATCGAGCTGCCGCCTCTTCGTGAGCGCAAAGAGGACATCCCTGATCTCCTTGCCCATTATGTCCCTAAAATATGCAAAGAATACAAAGTCATAGATAAAACGCCCTCTGAAGACTTCATTCATGCCCTTTTGTGTTATTCCTGGCCGGGCAATGTTCGGGAACTGCTCAATACCCTGTACATTGCCGTGAACAATGCCCTTGAGGAACGGCATCTGTATCCTCACCATCTGCCTGTGGATATCCGGGTGAAAATCATCCAGTCCAATCACACGCTGCCCCGGCCGGAATTGACAACTTATGTGTCACCGCCGCCCCCCCCCAGCCCGCCCCCCAAGAGCACTCGGGAGGGCATGTCAGAAGAAATCTGGATCCCGAAACCTGCAGGACGTACAAACAGATGCGTGAAGAAGCCATATCCAAGATGGAAGAGGTGTATCTGGACGACCTGGAGGCCCTTTCCAACGGCGACATTGCCCAGGCCTGTGCCTATTCGGATCTTTCAAGAGCGCGTCTGTACCAGCTTCTCAAGAAGCACAACCGGTATTTTCGCAAGCCCAAGAGGAACAGCCTTGTTTCCTGAGCATCTCGTGCCGGGTTGTCACCACCTGGTTGCATCCCCGTGA
- a CDS encoding EAL domain-containing protein codes for MSHIMYLPDPCERFVDPELDDDFLLQQLAMGLCIVSRDGRIHATNRKMHVLFEEYDGGFLRWWNKMADGLINDLDEGGTTPHVVFRSWTDASGTLRGMTIWMFAAGFSSEILFLFMAEKEPSTAMKTDTHLKTARFADDLDRFGSAEALTECMMQALMNNAFSVRYQPVFDVRSGRVAGVEALIQVASSKDAPLSRNFFNLLDASGGSLLMGLWLLGRICRDVQAWKEQGNGVHPFFVQVRMSERQLASACMLHAFRHALEHSGMDPGNVWIKASKKCFDDQDMKKQFFIHRYHALGINFIVDRLRTNLADLKYFFAFSVIPFKAVQLGNQDFVTNRGTRQQELFTIFAKIFSSLGVHVVALYTSGPCALDILKKTTCRYIQKQGRGSQFLKASQVPGFVGMYPSCLPVDSCHSLLMP; via the coding sequence ATGTCACATATCATGTATCTCCCGGATCCGTGCGAGCGATTTGTCGATCCCGAACTCGACGATGACTTCTTGCTGCAACAACTTGCCATGGGTTTGTGCATTGTCAGTCGTGACGGACGCATTCACGCCACCAACCGGAAAATGCATGTTCTTTTCGAGGAGTATGATGGCGGTTTCTTGCGGTGGTGGAACAAGATGGCAGACGGATTGATCAATGATCTGGATGAGGGGGGAACAACGCCTCATGTGGTGTTCCGCTCCTGGACCGATGCCAGCGGTACCCTTCGAGGCATGACCATCTGGATGTTTGCTGCAGGGTTTTCTTCTGAAATCCTGTTTTTGTTCATGGCGGAAAAGGAGCCTTCCACGGCCATGAAGACCGACACCCATTTGAAAACGGCCCGGTTTGCGGATGACCTGGATCGGTTTGGTTCGGCGGAAGCCCTGACCGAATGCATGATGCAGGCATTGATGAACAACGCCTTTTCCGTTCGGTACCAGCCGGTATTTGATGTGCGTTCGGGACGGGTGGCAGGGGTCGAGGCCCTGATTCAGGTGGCCTCCAGCAAGGATGCACCCTTGTCCCGGAATTTTTTCAACCTTCTGGATGCATCTGGGGGATCGTTGCTCATGGGACTTTGGCTCCTTGGCAGGATCTGTCGGGATGTGCAGGCATGGAAGGAGCAGGGGAATGGTGTGCACCCCTTTTTTGTCCAGGTGCGCATGTCTGAACGTCAGCTGGCTTCTGCGTGCATGTTGCACGCGTTTCGCCACGCCCTGGAACATTCCGGCATGGATCCCGGGAATGTGTGGATCAAGGCTTCCAAAAAATGTTTTGATGATCAGGACATGAAAAAACAGTTTTTCATCCACCGCTACCATGCATTGGGTATCAATTTCATTGTGGACAGGTTGCGGACGAATCTTGCGGATTTGAAATATTTTTTTGCCTTTTCGGTTATTCCCTTCAAGGCGGTCCAGCTGGGCAATCAGGATTTTGTCACAAATCGTGGTACGCGGCAGCAGGAACTGTTTACCATCTTTGCCAAGATTTTTTCGTCCCTGGGTGTTCATGTGGTGGCATTGTACACGAGCGGCCCGTGCGCCCTGGATATCCTCAAAAAGACCACATGCAGGTATATTCAGAAACAGGGGCGTGGATCACAGTTCTTGAAGGCCTCTCAGGTCCCCGGGTTCGTCGGTATGTATCCGTCGTGTCTGCCTGTTGATTCCTGTCACTCCCTGTTGATGCCATGA
- a CDS encoding bifunctional sulfate adenylyltransferase/adenylylsulfate kinase, protein MNTSESLLVHLRRAEHLKTSVLSCPFIDLSSRQLCDLELLLNRAFYPLEGYLCQEDYESVLANMRLADGMLWPMPVTLDVPRCLAERCEPGTVVGLRDQEGFLLAILHVESVWRPDKRQEALQVFGTDDPAKHPAVRYLYDRVDEWYLGGRVEGLHLPMHYDFPSLWMTPSMAHQQFAQRGWRRVVGFQADTCLHCAHKEMILRASREVGASIFLHPLVGGFQTGKLDPITQVRCYQAFAARFPDNMIALGILPLAARWAGPREALWRALIHKNYGCSHVMLSDCMADPGADGDQALYPRWAGYDLVARHHEEIGIQPVRLKPMVYVENRAQYIPADEVREDMDIREISSQELQRRLEWGLDVPEWFSFPEVVQELRYAFPPRHKQGFTIFLTGFSGAGKSTLAKVLRKKFLEMRDRPVTLLDGDIVRRNLSSELDFSREHREINVRRIGFVASEITKNGGIAICAPIAPFEDSRQYNRELISRYGGYIEVYLSTPLEVCESRDRKGLYAKARKGMITGVTGIDDPYQPPVDPELTVDTSAVSPAEGAQMVLLFLEEQGYIK, encoded by the coding sequence ATGAATACATCCGAATCCCTGCTTGTCCATTTGAGAAGGGCCGAGCATCTCAAGACGAGTGTTCTGTCTTGCCCGTTCATTGACTTGAGTTCCCGTCAGCTGTGCGATCTTGAACTTTTGCTCAACCGGGCCTTTTATCCTCTTGAAGGGTATTTGTGCCAGGAGGATTACGAGTCCGTTCTTGCCAACATGCGTCTGGCAGACGGCATGCTCTGGCCCATGCCCGTGACCCTGGATGTTCCCCGTTGTCTGGCCGAACGATGCGAGCCCGGGACCGTTGTCGGACTTCGTGATCAGGAGGGGTTTCTCCTGGCCATCCTCCACGTGGAGTCCGTGTGGCGTCCGGACAAGCGCCAGGAGGCCTTGCAGGTTTTCGGAACGGATGATCCTGCCAAACATCCGGCCGTGCGCTACCTCTACGACCGTGTGGACGAATGGTACCTGGGAGGCAGGGTTGAAGGTCTGCATCTGCCCATGCATTATGATTTTCCGTCCCTCTGGATGACACCGTCCATGGCCCACCAGCAGTTTGCCCAGAGAGGGTGGCGGCGGGTTGTGGGATTTCAGGCCGATACCTGCCTGCATTGTGCCCACAAGGAAATGATCCTTCGGGCCTCGCGCGAAGTGGGCGCCAGCATTTTCCTGCATCCCCTGGTTGGCGGTTTTCAGACCGGAAAACTCGACCCCATCACCCAGGTGCGTTGTTATCAGGCCTTTGCTGCCAGGTTTCCCGACAACATGATTGCTCTGGGCATCCTGCCTCTTGCCGCACGCTGGGCCGGTCCCCGGGAAGCATTGTGGCGGGCCCTCATCCACAAGAATTATGGATGCAGCCATGTCATGCTCTCGGACTGCATGGCCGATCCTGGGGCTGATGGAGACCAGGCCTTGTATCCCCGATGGGCGGGATACGATCTGGTAGCCCGTCATCACGAGGAGATCGGTATCCAGCCGGTACGTCTCAAACCCATGGTTTACGTGGAAAACAGGGCCCAGTACATTCCTGCCGATGAGGTCCGGGAAGACATGGACATCAGGGAAATTTCCTCCCAGGAGCTGCAGCGTCGTCTGGAATGGGGTCTGGATGTGCCTGAATGGTTTTCGTTTCCCGAAGTGGTCCAGGAACTCAGATACGCGTTTCCACCGCGTCACAAGCAGGGATTCACGATTTTCCTGACCGGATTTTCCGGTGCGGGCAAATCCACCCTGGCCAAGGTGCTTCGCAAAAAATTTCTGGAGATGCGGGATCGTCCGGTCACCCTGCTTGACGGGGACATTGTCAGACGAAATCTTTCCAGTGAGCTTGATTTTTCCCGGGAACACAGGGAGATCAATGTTCGGCGTATCGGATTTGTGGCTTCGGAGATTACCAAAAACGGGGGCATTGCCATCTGCGCACCCATCGCACCCTTTGAAGACTCCCGCCAATACAACCGGGAACTGATTTCCCGATATGGGGGATATATTGAGGTGTATTTGAGCACCCCCCTTGAGGTGTGCGAAAGCAGGGATCGCAAGGGGCTGTATGCCAAGGCCCGCAAGGGCATGATCACGGGGGTCACGGGTATTGATGATCCCTACCAGCCGCCCGTTGATCCCGAACTTACCGTTGATACGAGCGCGGTCTCGCCGGCAGAAGGGGCCCAGATGGTCCTGCTTTTCCTCGAGGAACAGGGATACATCAAATAG